The following proteins are encoded in a genomic region of uncultured Vibrio sp.:
- a CDS encoding flagellar protein FliT, giving the protein MRSEIIEINGLDQRISQELQKVDINTEEILRLVDIRESLLQNLLSMVRQNPLLKQEVEWQDLLTRTQNIVELMQLETSKVGKELHKLRYGQRSLQQYKKFI; this is encoded by the coding sequence ATGCGAAGCGAAATTATTGAAATTAATGGTTTGGATCAACGCATTAGTCAAGAACTGCAAAAAGTCGATATTAATACTGAAGAAATTCTCCGCTTGGTCGATATCAGAGAAAGCTTATTGCAAAACTTGTTGTCAATGGTTCGGCAAAATCCATTGCTTAAGCAAGAAGTCGAGTGGCAAGACTTGCTTACTCGTACCCAAAATATTGTTGAGCTGATGCAATTAGAGACGTCAAAGGTCGGAAAAGAGCTGCACAAATTGCGCTATGGCCAACGATCGCTTCAGCAATACAAAAAGTTTATTTAG
- the fliS gene encoding flagellar export chaperone FliS: protein MRGSLQAYKKVSVDSQLSAASPHKVIQMLMAGAVERLIQGKAAMQAGNIPVKGERLGKALDIIIALRSCLSMDDGGDIASNLDSLYEFMITQISAANHQNDPQLIDDVIDIIREIKSAWDQIPTEFHNLTAEEVGI, encoded by the coding sequence ATGCGCGGATCTTTGCAAGCATACAAAAAGGTATCAGTCGACAGCCAGCTGAGCGCGGCTTCTCCGCACAAAGTCATTCAAATGCTAATGGCGGGAGCGGTTGAGCGCCTGATTCAAGGCAAAGCAGCGATGCAAGCCGGCAACATTCCAGTAAAAGGTGAGCGTCTAGGTAAGGCATTAGACATTATCATTGCGCTGAGAAGCTGTTTGTCAATGGATGATGGCGGGGATATTGCCTCAAACTTAGATTCACTGTATGAATTTATGATTACGCAAATTTCTGCGGCCAATCACCAAAACGATCCACAACTTATTGATGATGTTATCGATATTATCCGAGAAATAAAATCTGCGTGGGATCAGATTCCAACAGAATTCCATAACCTAACAGCCGAAGAAGTCGGTATTTAA